In Ailuropoda melanoleuca isolate Jingjing chromosome 4, ASM200744v2, whole genome shotgun sequence, the following proteins share a genomic window:
- the POLRMT gene encoding DNA-directed RNA polymerase, mitochondrial isoform X4 produces MQKRKQQLELKLQVRAQQLACEYKLRVAPRLLDTQLAGRLQHWEQEVPEGLWEEQLVWLLQEAPRKLSPEVEQAPKAGSASVQQEIRQQRLLAFLECCLLTDHLPLAHHVLVTYHGRSRQQQRLTLAMYNTVMLGWARKGSFKELVYVFFMVKDAGLTPDLLSYAAALQCMGRLDQDTSTIQRCLDQMARDGLKLQGLFTSVPLRQEEQAVVLKAVRKAQPTFSPPPPPRPPPQVNTSPLLREIYAKSGPVSYPKLHLPLQSLQKLFREQLRMELATTVTVESVEKARVPTEEVLQARDTLKQLRAEWAEALCLGLQELKASEAQAARSCRSTIFPYLCVLSERELAELLLQTLQVLPPQGESLLSLAQQLGLRVFNRHTVQRKQLSSQVRALQRRYYRYLHLLASDTQVAAPPLPRQYWEALGAPAAPHEQPWPLPVLVQLGKKLAEVLVEVVRMPGSLVTPQGSCTLIPVLYHVYSFRSFRQIGILKPHPAFTELLAVAAEHTLTFEAAEVPMLCPPLPWMSPHTGAFLLSPTKLMRSLEGTMQHQRLLDSCPPAELHGALDALTQLGNCAWRVNGRVLDLVLELFTAKGCPRLGVPAPPSEAPRPPDGRLPPSASSAQKAEVRREVARCLKVAREMHSLRSDALYRLSLAQHLRDRVFWLPHNMDFRGRTYPCPPHFNHLGSDLARALLEFAQGRPLGPHGLDWLKIHLVNLTGLKKHEPLRARLLFADEVMDDILDSADRPMTGRKWWMEADEPWQALACCMEIARAVRTADPTAYVSHFPVHQDGSCNGLQHYAALGRDSVGAASVNLLPSDLPQDVYSGVAAQVEVFRRQDAERGVRVAQVLEGFISRKVVKQTVMTVVYGVTRYGGRLQIERRLRELSNFPQEFVWEASHYLVRQVFNSLQEMFSGTRAIQHWLTESARLISHAGSAVEWVTPLGIPVIQPYHQDSKVLISGGIQSLTFSQSGDTTQKPNTLKQKNGFPPNFIHSLDSSHMMLTALHCYRKGLTFVSVHDCFWTHAADVEVMNQVCREQFVQLHSQPILHNLSRFLVKRFCSGARSPKHSKNVWLGKLQDTLKSVPKTGAFDLEQVKHSTYFFS; encoded by the exons ATGCAGAAACGCAAGCAGCAGTTGGAGCTGAAGCTGCAGGTGCGAGCCCAGCAGCTGGCTTGTGAGTACAAGCTGCGGGTGGCGCCCCGCCTGCTGGACACCCAGCTGGCCGGTCGCCTGCAACACTGGGAGCAGGAGGTCCCCGAGGGCCTCTGGGAGGAGCAGCTGGTGTGGCTGCTGCAGGAGGCCCCCCGGAAGCTGAGCCCCGAGGTGGAGCAGGCCCCCAAGGCCGGGAGCGCCTCCGTGCAGCAGGAGATCCGGCAGCAGAGGCTCCTGGCCTTCCTCGAGTGCTGCCTGCTCACGGACCACCTGCCTCTCGCCCACCACGTGCTGGTCACCTACCACGGCCGGTCCCGGCAGCAGCAGCGGCTCACGCTGGCCATGTACAACACCGTCATGCTCGGCTGGGCTCGCAAG GGCTCCTTCAAAGAGCTGGTTTACGTGTTCTTCATGGTGAAAGACGctggcctcaccccagacctgtTGTCCTATGCAGCCGCCCTGCAGTGCATGGGACGGCTGGACCAGGACACCAGCACCATCCAGAG GTGTCTGGACCAGATGGCCCGGGACGGGCTGAAGCTGCAGGGGCTCTTCACCAGCGTGCCCCTGCGCCAGGAGGAGCAGGCCGTGGTCCTGAAGGCCGTGCGCAAGGCCCAGCCCACCTTTAGCCCGCCGCCCCCGCCAcggcccccaccccaggtcaACACCTCACCACTGCTCAGGGAGATCTATGCCAAG AGCGGGCCCGTGTCGTACCCAAAGCTGCACCTGCCGCTGCAGTCGCTGCAGAAGCTCTTCCGGGAGCAGCTGCGCATGGAGCTGGCCACCACCGTCACCGTGGAGTCCGTGGAGAAGGCCCGGGTGCCGACCGAGGAGGTCCTGCAGGCG CGGGACACCCTAAAGCAGCTGCGGGCCGAGTGGGCGGAGGCACTGTGCCTCGGGCTGCAGGAACTGAAGGCCAGCGAGGCCCAGGCTGCCCGCTCCTGCCGCTCCACCATCTTCCCGTACCTGTGCGTGCTGAGCGAGAGGGAGCTCGCCGAGCTGCTGCTGCAG ACCCTCCAGGTGCTGCCCCCGCAGGGAGAGTCGCTCCTCTCCCTGGCACAGCAGCTGGGCCTGCGCGTCTTCAACCGGCACACGGTGCAGAGGAAGCAGCTGAGCAGCCAGGTGCGGGCGTTGCAGCGGCGCTACTACCGCTACCTGCACCTGCTGGCCTCCGACACCCAG gtgGCGGCGCCCCCCTTGCCGCGGCAGTACTGGGAGGCACTGGGGGCGCCCGCGGCCCCCCACGAGcagccctggcccctgcctgTGCTGGTACAGCTGGGCAAGAAGCTAGCCGAGGTGCTGGTGGAGGTCGTGCGCATGCCCGGCAGCCTGGTCACCCCACAGGGCTCCTGCACGCTCATCCCCGTGCTCTACCACGTGTACTCCTTCCGCAGCTTCCGCCAG ATCGGGATCCTGAAGCCACACCCGGCCTTCACCGAGCTGCTGGCGGTGGCCGCGGAGCACACGCTGACCTTCGAGGCGGCCGAGGTGCCCATGCTGTGCCCGCCGCTGCCCTGGATGTCGCCGCACACGGGTGCCTTCCTGCTGAGCCCCACCAAGCTCATGCGCTCGCTGGAGGGCACCATGCAGCACCAGCGTCTGCTGGACAGCTGCCCGCCCGCCGAGCTGCACGGCGCCCTGGACGCCCTCACGCAGCTGGGCAACTGCGCCTGGCGCGTCAACGGGCGCGTGCTGGACCTGGTCCTGGAGCTCTTCACCGCCAAGGGCTGCCCCCGCCTGGGTGTGCCGGCCCCGCCTTCTGAGGCACCGCGGCCACCCGATGGCCGCCTGCCGCCCAGCGCCTCGTCCGCCCAGAAGGCCGAGGTGCGGCGGGAGGTGGCCCGCTGCCTGAAGGTGGCACGGGAGATGCACAGCCTGCGCTCGGACGCCCTGTACCGCCTCTCCCTGGCCCAGCACCTCCGGGACCGCGTCTTCTGGCTGCCTCACAACATGGACTTCCGCGGCCGCACCTACCCCTGCCCGCCCCACTTCAACCACCTGGGCAGCGACCTGGCGCGTGCCCTGCTCGAGTTTGCCCAGGGCCGCCCGCTGGGCCCCCACGGCCTTGACTGGCTCAAGATCCACTTGGTCAACCTCACGGGGCTCAAGAAACACGAGCCCCTGCGGGCGCGCCTGCTCTTCGCGGACGAGGTCATGGACGACATCCTGGACTCTGCCGACCGGCCCATGACG GGCCGGAAGTGGTGGATGGAGGCGGATGAGCCCTGGCAAGCCCTGGCTTGCTGCATGGAGATCGCTCGAGCCGTGCGCACCGCCGACCCCACGGCCTACGTCTCTCACTTCCCGGTTCACCAG GACGGCTCCTGTAATGGCCTGCAGCACTACGCCGCCCTGGGCCGGGACAGCGTGGGGGCCGCCTCCGTCAACCTGCTGCCCTCGGACCTGCCCCAGGATGTGTACAGTGGGGTGGCCGCACAG GTGGAGGTGTTCCGCAGGCAGGACGCTGAACGGGGTGTGCGGGTGGCCCAAGTGCTTGAGGGGTTCATCAGCCGCAAGGTGGTCAAGCAGACGGTGATGACCGTGGTGTACGGGGTGACCCGCTACGGGGGCCGCCTGCAGATCGAGAGGCGCCTGCGGGAGCTCAGCAACTTCCCCCAG GAGTTCGTGTGGGAGGCCTCTCACTACCTGGTGCGCCAGGTGTTCAACAGCCTGCAGGAGATGTTCTCGGGCACCCGGGCCATCCAG CACTGGCTGACCGAGAGCGCCCGGCTCATCTCCCACGCGGGCTCAGCCGTGGAGTGGGTCACACCCCTGGGCATCCCCGTCATCCAGCCCTACCATCAGGACTCCAAGGTGTTG ATCAGTGGCGGCATCCAGAGCCTAACCTTCAGCCAGAGCGGGGACACCACCCA AAAGCCCAACACGCTGAAACAGAAGAATGGCTTCCCCCCCAACTTCATCCACTCGCTGGACTCTTCTCACATGATGCTGACAGCCCTGCACTGCTACAG GAAAGGCCTGACCTTTGTCTCCGTGCACGACTGCTTCTGGACCCACGCGGCTGACGTGGAGGTCATGAACCAG gtgtGCCGGGAGCAGTTTGTCCAACTGCACAGCCAGCCCATCCTGCACAACCTGTCCAGGTTTCTGGTGAAGCGATTCTGTTCAGGCGCCAG GTCCCCCAAGCACTCCAAGAACGTGTGGCTTGGCAAGCTGCAGGACACGCTGAAGTCCGTGCCCAAGACAG GGGCCTTCGACCTGGAGCAGGTGAAGCACTCCACTTACTTCTTCAGCTGA
- the POLRMT gene encoding DNA-directed RNA polymerase, mitochondrial isoform X2 has protein sequence MLALRWGHSASGFRRALWPAGRPGPLAEEVLEARVRQLQAECVSEATVKRVGVAQGLRASARLQPPGKAQAGPEGTAEELGGRWAQKLDQEKFAMQKRKQQLELKLQVRAQQLACEYKLRVAPRLLDTQLAGRLQHWEQEVPEGLWEEQLVWLLQEAPRKLSPEVEQAPKAGSASVQQEIRQQRLLAFLECCLLTDHLPLAHHVLVTYHGRSRQQQRLTLAMYNTVMLGWARKGSFKELVYVFFMVKDAGLTPDLLSYAAALQCMGRLDQDTSTIQRCLDQMARDGLKLQGLFTSVPLRQEEQAVVLKAVRKAQPTFSPPPPPRPPPQVNTSPLLREIYAKSGPVSYPKLHLPLQSLQKLFREQLRMELATTVTVESVEKARVPTEEVLQARDTLKQLRAEWAEALCLGLQELKASEAQAARSCRSTIFPYLCVLSERELAELLLQTLQVLPPQGESLLSLAQQLGLRVFNRHTVQRKQLSSQVRALQRRYYRYLHLLASDTQVAAPPLPRQYWEALGAPAAPHEQPWPLPVLVQLGKKLAEVLVEVVRMPGSLVTPQGSCTLIPVLYHVYSFRSFRQIGILKPHPAFTELLAVAAEHTLTFEAAEVPMLCPPLPWMSPHTGAFLLSPTKLMRSLEGTMQHQRLLDSCPPAELHGALDALTQLGNCAWRVNGRVLDLVLELFTAKGCPRLGVPAPPSEAPRPPDGRLPPSASSAQKAEVRREVARCLKVAREMHSLRSDALYRLSLAQHLRDRVFWLPHNMDFRGRTYPCPPHFNHLGSDLARALLEFAQGRPLGPHGLDWLKIHLVNLTGLKKHEPLRARLLFADEVMDDILDSADRPMTGRKWWMEADEPWQALACCMEIARAVRTADPTAYVSHFPVHQDGSCNGLQHYAALGRDSVGAASVNLLPSDLPQDVYSGVAAQVEVFRRQDAERGVRVAQVLEGFISRKVVKQTVMTVVYGVTRYGGRLQIERRLRELSNFPQEFVWEASHYLVRQVFNSLQEMFSGTRAIQHWLTESARLISHAGSAVEWVTPLGIPVIQPYHQDSKVLISGGIQSLTFSQSGDTTQKPNTLKQKNGFPPNFIHSLDSSHMMLTALHCYRKGLTFVSVHDCFWTHAADVEVMNQVCREQFVQLHSQPILHNLSRFLVKRFCSGARSPKHSKNVWLGKLQDTLKSVPKTGAFDLEQVKHSTYFFS, from the exons ATGTTGGCGCTGCGCTGGGGCCACAGCGCGTCCGGTTTCCGGAGGGCCCTGTGGCCGGCGGGCCGTCCCGGCCCCTTGGCCGAGGAAG TGCTTGAGGCACGGGTGCGGCAGCTGCAGGCCGAGTGTGTGTCGGAGGCCACGGTGAAGAGGGTCGGCGTGGCTCAAGGACTCCGAGCATCTGCCCGTCTCCAGCCCCCCGGGAAGGCCCAGGCAGGGCCTGAGGGCACCGCCGAGGAACTCGGTGGCCGCTGGGCCCAGAAACTGGACCAGGAGAAGTTTGCGATGCAGAAACGCAAGCAGCAGTTGGAGCTGAAGCTGCAGGTGCGAGCCCAGCAGCTGGCTTGTGAGTACAAGCTGCGGGTGGCGCCCCGCCTGCTGGACACCCAGCTGGCCGGTCGCCTGCAACACTGGGAGCAGGAGGTCCCCGAGGGCCTCTGGGAGGAGCAGCTGGTGTGGCTGCTGCAGGAGGCCCCCCGGAAGCTGAGCCCCGAGGTGGAGCAGGCCCCCAAGGCCGGGAGCGCCTCCGTGCAGCAGGAGATCCGGCAGCAGAGGCTCCTGGCCTTCCTCGAGTGCTGCCTGCTCACGGACCACCTGCCTCTCGCCCACCACGTGCTGGTCACCTACCACGGCCGGTCCCGGCAGCAGCAGCGGCTCACGCTGGCCATGTACAACACCGTCATGCTCGGCTGGGCTCGCAAG GGCTCCTTCAAAGAGCTGGTTTACGTGTTCTTCATGGTGAAAGACGctggcctcaccccagacctgtTGTCCTATGCAGCCGCCCTGCAGTGCATGGGACGGCTGGACCAGGACACCAGCACCATCCAGAG GTGTCTGGACCAGATGGCCCGGGACGGGCTGAAGCTGCAGGGGCTCTTCACCAGCGTGCCCCTGCGCCAGGAGGAGCAGGCCGTGGTCCTGAAGGCCGTGCGCAAGGCCCAGCCCACCTTTAGCCCGCCGCCCCCGCCAcggcccccaccccaggtcaACACCTCACCACTGCTCAGGGAGATCTATGCCAAG AGCGGGCCCGTGTCGTACCCAAAGCTGCACCTGCCGCTGCAGTCGCTGCAGAAGCTCTTCCGGGAGCAGCTGCGCATGGAGCTGGCCACCACCGTCACCGTGGAGTCCGTGGAGAAGGCCCGGGTGCCGACCGAGGAGGTCCTGCAGGCG CGGGACACCCTAAAGCAGCTGCGGGCCGAGTGGGCGGAGGCACTGTGCCTCGGGCTGCAGGAACTGAAGGCCAGCGAGGCCCAGGCTGCCCGCTCCTGCCGCTCCACCATCTTCCCGTACCTGTGCGTGCTGAGCGAGAGGGAGCTCGCCGAGCTGCTGCTGCAG ACCCTCCAGGTGCTGCCCCCGCAGGGAGAGTCGCTCCTCTCCCTGGCACAGCAGCTGGGCCTGCGCGTCTTCAACCGGCACACGGTGCAGAGGAAGCAGCTGAGCAGCCAGGTGCGGGCGTTGCAGCGGCGCTACTACCGCTACCTGCACCTGCTGGCCTCCGACACCCAG gtgGCGGCGCCCCCCTTGCCGCGGCAGTACTGGGAGGCACTGGGGGCGCCCGCGGCCCCCCACGAGcagccctggcccctgcctgTGCTGGTACAGCTGGGCAAGAAGCTAGCCGAGGTGCTGGTGGAGGTCGTGCGCATGCCCGGCAGCCTGGTCACCCCACAGGGCTCCTGCACGCTCATCCCCGTGCTCTACCACGTGTACTCCTTCCGCAGCTTCCGCCAG ATCGGGATCCTGAAGCCACACCCGGCCTTCACCGAGCTGCTGGCGGTGGCCGCGGAGCACACGCTGACCTTCGAGGCGGCCGAGGTGCCCATGCTGTGCCCGCCGCTGCCCTGGATGTCGCCGCACACGGGTGCCTTCCTGCTGAGCCCCACCAAGCTCATGCGCTCGCTGGAGGGCACCATGCAGCACCAGCGTCTGCTGGACAGCTGCCCGCCCGCCGAGCTGCACGGCGCCCTGGACGCCCTCACGCAGCTGGGCAACTGCGCCTGGCGCGTCAACGGGCGCGTGCTGGACCTGGTCCTGGAGCTCTTCACCGCCAAGGGCTGCCCCCGCCTGGGTGTGCCGGCCCCGCCTTCTGAGGCACCGCGGCCACCCGATGGCCGCCTGCCGCCCAGCGCCTCGTCCGCCCAGAAGGCCGAGGTGCGGCGGGAGGTGGCCCGCTGCCTGAAGGTGGCACGGGAGATGCACAGCCTGCGCTCGGACGCCCTGTACCGCCTCTCCCTGGCCCAGCACCTCCGGGACCGCGTCTTCTGGCTGCCTCACAACATGGACTTCCGCGGCCGCACCTACCCCTGCCCGCCCCACTTCAACCACCTGGGCAGCGACCTGGCGCGTGCCCTGCTCGAGTTTGCCCAGGGCCGCCCGCTGGGCCCCCACGGCCTTGACTGGCTCAAGATCCACTTGGTCAACCTCACGGGGCTCAAGAAACACGAGCCCCTGCGGGCGCGCCTGCTCTTCGCGGACGAGGTCATGGACGACATCCTGGACTCTGCCGACCGGCCCATGACG GGCCGGAAGTGGTGGATGGAGGCGGATGAGCCCTGGCAAGCCCTGGCTTGCTGCATGGAGATCGCTCGAGCCGTGCGCACCGCCGACCCCACGGCCTACGTCTCTCACTTCCCGGTTCACCAG GACGGCTCCTGTAATGGCCTGCAGCACTACGCCGCCCTGGGCCGGGACAGCGTGGGGGCCGCCTCCGTCAACCTGCTGCCCTCGGACCTGCCCCAGGATGTGTACAGTGGGGTGGCCGCACAG GTGGAGGTGTTCCGCAGGCAGGACGCTGAACGGGGTGTGCGGGTGGCCCAAGTGCTTGAGGGGTTCATCAGCCGCAAGGTGGTCAAGCAGACGGTGATGACCGTGGTGTACGGGGTGACCCGCTACGGGGGCCGCCTGCAGATCGAGAGGCGCCTGCGGGAGCTCAGCAACTTCCCCCAG GAGTTCGTGTGGGAGGCCTCTCACTACCTGGTGCGCCAGGTGTTCAACAGCCTGCAGGAGATGTTCTCGGGCACCCGGGCCATCCAG CACTGGCTGACCGAGAGCGCCCGGCTCATCTCCCACGCGGGCTCAGCCGTGGAGTGGGTCACACCCCTGGGCATCCCCGTCATCCAGCCCTACCATCAGGACTCCAAGGTGTTG ATCAGTGGCGGCATCCAGAGCCTAACCTTCAGCCAGAGCGGGGACACCACCCA AAAGCCCAACACGCTGAAACAGAAGAATGGCTTCCCCCCCAACTTCATCCACTCGCTGGACTCTTCTCACATGATGCTGACAGCCCTGCACTGCTACAG GAAAGGCCTGACCTTTGTCTCCGTGCACGACTGCTTCTGGACCCACGCGGCTGACGTGGAGGTCATGAACCAG gtgtGCCGGGAGCAGTTTGTCCAACTGCACAGCCAGCCCATCCTGCACAACCTGTCCAGGTTTCTGGTGAAGCGATTCTGTTCAGGCGCCAG GTCCCCCAAGCACTCCAAGAACGTGTGGCTTGGCAAGCTGCAGGACACGCTGAAGTCCGTGCCCAAGACAG GGGCCTTCGACCTGGAGCAGGTGAAGCACTCCACTTACTTCTTCAGCTGA